A stretch of Desulfobacter hydrogenophilus DNA encodes these proteins:
- a CDS encoding glycogen synthase, giving the protein MPNRPRVLIVTPEVTYLPEGICPGDDDYSAKAGGLADVSAALISALYDLSCDVHVAIPDYRSIDHGDNEPRRLQEMEKIHWRLHEKRIHFAVDRVFLYKEGVYSGHSDKDLKVSLAFQREVINNIIPRVKPDIIHCNDWMTGLIPAMARRYEIPCLFTIHNIHTMTSTLAEIEDRGIDAAAFWQQLYFKRPPFNYEESWNTNRVDFLMSGVFSAHYVNTVSPAFLREVVENRHPFVAPELRDELAHKWDAECATGILNAPEPEFNPAVDDMVQFNYGPKNHRAHKKQNKIFLQKSVGLEINPDAPMFFWPSRLDPVQKGCTLLAETMYDIISRYWDTGIQIVSVADGPYQRHFHDIVDFHNLHRRISIWGFNEHLSHQAFASSDFIFMPSSFEPCGLPQMIGGIYGSLPIVFDTGGLHDTVKKLDVNHSTGNGFVFDVHDAQGLNWAVDRAMDFFRLDLDEKERQIRRIMTESVLEFNHTRCAESYIKLYEKMLKRPFLV; this is encoded by the coding sequence ATGCCTAATAGACCAAGAGTTCTTATTGTAACCCCTGAAGTCACTTATCTGCCCGAGGGTATCTGCCCTGGTGACGATGATTACTCAGCTAAAGCCGGAGGCCTGGCAGATGTGTCGGCAGCACTTATCTCCGCGTTGTATGATTTAAGCTGCGATGTTCATGTAGCCATACCCGACTACAGGTCTATTGATCATGGCGATAATGAACCAAGGCGTCTCCAGGAGATGGAAAAAATCCACTGGCGCCTGCATGAAAAACGGATTCATTTTGCCGTGGACCGGGTGTTCCTTTACAAAGAAGGTGTCTATTCCGGCCATTCGGATAAGGATCTCAAAGTGTCCCTGGCGTTTCAGCGGGAGGTGATCAATAACATCATCCCAAGGGTGAAACCGGACATCATCCATTGCAACGACTGGATGACCGGACTGATTCCGGCCATGGCCAGGAGATACGAAATCCCGTGCCTGTTCACCATTCACAACATCCATACCATGACCTCCACCCTGGCCGAAATTGAGGACAGGGGGATTGATGCGGCCGCCTTCTGGCAGCAACTTTACTTCAAACGTCCGCCCTTTAACTACGAAGAGAGCTGGAATACCAACCGGGTGGATTTTTTGATGTCAGGGGTATTTTCCGCCCATTATGTGAACACGGTAAGTCCCGCCTTCCTGCGTGAGGTTGTTGAAAATCGCCACCCATTTGTGGCACCGGAACTCAGGGATGAGCTGGCCCACAAATGGGATGCCGAATGCGCCACAGGCATCTTAAATGCGCCTGAACCCGAATTCAATCCAGCCGTGGATGACATGGTCCAGTTCAATTACGGGCCCAAAAACCATCGTGCCCACAAAAAACAGAATAAAATTTTTCTCCAAAAATCCGTGGGCCTTGAAATAAATCCCGATGCGCCTATGTTTTTCTGGCCCTCCCGCCTGGATCCTGTGCAGAAGGGGTGCACGCTTCTGGCAGAAACCATGTATGATATTATTTCCCGTTACTGGGATACAGGTATCCAGATTGTATCCGTGGCAGACGGTCCATACCAGAGACACTTCCACGATATTGTCGATTTCCATAACCTGCACCGGCGGATCAGTATCTGGGGATTCAACGAACATTTGTCCCACCAGGCATTTGCATCCAGTGATTTTATCTTCATGCCCTCCTCCTTTGAGCCGTGCGGCCTGCCCCAGATGATTGGAGGAATATACGGAAGCCTGCCCATTGTATTTGACACAGGCGGCCTGCATGACACGGTCAAAAAACTGGATGTAAATCATTCAACGGGCAATGGATTTGTTTTTGATGTGCACGATGCCCAGGGACTGAACTGGGCCGTGGACCGTGCCATGGATTTTTTCCGTCTGGACCTGGATGAAAAAGAACGCCAGATCCGCAGAATCATGACTGAATCCGTACTTGAATTCAACCATACCCGATGCGCTGAAAGCTATATTAAACTATATGAAAAAATGCTCAAAAGACCATTCTTAGTTTAA
- a CDS encoding bifunctional acetyl-CoA hydrolase/transferase family protein/GNAT family N-acetyltransferase: MTKSTYWADSYIDKRCTAQEALKHIRPGQRIFIGSSCAEPQHLVQELSEISTRFIDLEIVRLLSIENGPLTLIANESPSHQFKIRSFYLGSCGCNIIKKNQRFITPINLSQIPHLFKSGLMPLNAALIQATPPDDFGWMSLGISVDINLSACETADIVICQINSKMPRVLGRSFIHVNDVDFIVEHEDPLLSIQPLPENESGIAIAKLISRLIEDGSTIQTSLGLTTEVIKTALSNKNDIGIHSQYLSDAIMHLFSMGVITNKKKGFNNGKLVAGAAVGSPQLYEFLDDNPSIEFYPSDYINNPGIIGRHNKMVTLNTAMAIDLTGQVAADALPLNNYTGINGLLDFTRGAAMSEGGKSILVMTSTMDHGQKSRIVPLLTEHAVVVPRGDVQFVATEYGLVNLFGKTLQERVMALVSIAHPDFRDELFAAAKEMGLVDSKRKFNQANKGIYPFKYEETIIIKNIPITFRPAKPVDERFIQEHYYTMNRGDIVSRFFHEKKSFAYDQIETTYDIDYINDQTIVATIGELGFEKVIAVGEYFRNITINMAEVAYSVSKEYQGMGIATILQKKINQAAIDNGIKGLIAYIFPHNKSMISLFHKQPYKVKTEKNEDVLILSCLFSEPKADDDDGGKALGDAILSMG; the protein is encoded by the coding sequence GCCCTGAAACATATCCGGCCTGGTCAACGCATATTTATAGGCTCTTCCTGTGCTGAACCCCAGCATCTTGTCCAAGAGCTATCCGAAATCTCCACAAGATTCATTGATCTTGAAATCGTGCGTCTGCTCAGCATTGAAAATGGACCGTTAACGCTTATCGCTAATGAGTCCCCATCCCATCAGTTCAAAATCAGGTCCTTTTATTTAGGTTCCTGCGGTTGCAACATTATAAAAAAAAATCAACGATTTATTACGCCTATAAACCTATCCCAGATCCCGCACCTGTTCAAATCCGGACTCATGCCGTTGAATGCAGCCCTGATCCAGGCCACGCCGCCCGATGACTTTGGGTGGATGAGTCTTGGGATTTCCGTGGACATTAATCTTTCGGCCTGCGAAACCGCTGATATTGTCATATGCCAGATTAACTCCAAAATGCCCCGGGTCCTGGGCAGAAGTTTTATCCATGTTAATGATGTTGATTTTATTGTGGAACATGAGGACCCTCTTTTAAGCATCCAACCGCTCCCTGAAAATGAGTCAGGCATTGCTATTGCCAAACTTATTTCACGTCTCATCGAAGACGGTTCAACCATCCAGACAAGTCTTGGCTTAACCACTGAAGTAATTAAGACGGCTTTGTCAAATAAAAATGATATTGGGATTCATTCACAATACCTGTCAGATGCAATCATGCACCTTTTCTCCATGGGGGTGATTACGAATAAAAAGAAAGGATTTAATAACGGAAAGCTTGTGGCCGGCGCAGCTGTAGGCTCCCCTCAGCTTTATGAATTTCTTGATGATAATCCCTCCATTGAATTTTACCCCTCGGATTATATCAACAATCCGGGAATCATCGGTCGCCACAATAAAATGGTAACCCTAAACACAGCTATGGCCATTGATCTTACCGGCCAGGTGGCTGCCGATGCCTTGCCGTTGAACAATTACACAGGAATTAATGGTCTGCTTGATTTCACCCGGGGGGCAGCCATGTCCGAAGGAGGAAAATCCATCCTCGTGATGACATCTACCATGGATCACGGACAAAAAAGCCGGATAGTGCCCCTTTTAACAGAACACGCTGTGGTGGTGCCAAGGGGAGATGTCCAGTTTGTGGCTACAGAATACGGACTGGTGAATCTTTTTGGCAAAACACTTCAGGAACGGGTCATGGCCCTGGTATCCATTGCCCATCCGGATTTCAGGGATGAATTGTTTGCCGCAGCCAAAGAAATGGGTCTGGTTGACAGTAAACGCAAATTTAATCAGGCCAATAAAGGAATCTATCCGTTTAAATATGAGGAAACCATTATTATAAAAAATATTCCCATTACCTTCAGGCCGGCAAAGCCGGTGGATGAGCGCTTTATCCAAGAACATTATTACACCATGAATCGTGGAGATATCGTTTCCAGGTTTTTTCATGAGAAAAAAAGTTTTGCCTATGATCAAATTGAAACCACCTATGACATTGATTATATCAATGACCAGACGATCGTGGCTACGATAGGCGAACTGGGATTTGAAAAAGTTATTGCCGTGGGCGAATATTTCAGAAACATCACCATTAACATGGCTGAAGTTGCCTATTCCGTATCAAAAGAATACCAGGGTATGGGAATTGCCACTATTTTACAGAAAAAAATCAATCAAGCGGCCATTGACAACGGTATTAAAGGGCTGATTGCCTATATTTTTCCACATAACAAAAGCATGATCAGCCTTTTTCATAAACAGCCATATAAAGTCAAAACTGAAAAAAATGAAGACGTGCTTATTTTAAGCTGCCTGTTCAGTGAACCTAAAGCAGATGACGACGACGGCGGCAAAGCCTTGGGCGACGCCATTCTATCTATGGGTTAA
- a CDS encoding (Fe-S)-binding protein, with product MTEAVKLDKGRKAAFKGKLMNKLPNGVNLNMCLTCGACASGCPATGLRDMDPRKFVRMVSLGMDEELTMHPWVWLCSQCQRCVYVCPMEIDIAAIIFEARNLWPREERPKGIIGSCDMAMRNSSGSAMGISEEDFEWVVGDILDEVREDQPGWEELEAPVNKKGAHFFLSQNSREPGTEPEEMVPLWKILNIAGADWTYATRGWGGENYCMFLADDESWEKTARNSIESAKELGCKVYLNTECGHATYAIWKGQQKYNIDKTGLEIAPIVPYYAKWIREGKLKPNSDWNKDLKVTFTCQDPCQQVRKSFGDPLADDLRFVIKACVGEENFIDMVPNHSNNFCCGGGGGYLQSGYNEERLKYGEIKKDQILATGADYCVTPCHNCHDQIHKLADHYECKYHTIHLWTLLAFALGVLGATERLYLGPDLKPLNMPEGQELEDEY from the coding sequence ATGACCGAGGCAGTAAAACTTGATAAAGGAAGAAAGGCAGCGTTTAAAGGAAAATTGATGAACAAACTGCCGAATGGTGTCAACCTCAATATGTGCCTGACATGCGGCGCATGCGCTTCCGGTTGTCCGGCAACCGGTCTTAGAGATATGGATCCGCGTAAGTTTGTCAGGATGGTGTCTTTGGGCATGGACGAGGAACTGACCATGCACCCATGGGTATGGCTGTGTTCACAGTGCCAGCGGTGTGTCTATGTCTGCCCGATGGAAATCGACATCGCGGCAATAATATTTGAGGCCCGGAATTTATGGCCCCGGGAAGAAAGACCCAAAGGTATTATAGGCTCCTGTGACATGGCCATGAGAAATAGCTCTGGCAGCGCCATGGGTATCTCTGAAGAGGATTTTGAGTGGGTGGTTGGGGACATTCTTGATGAAGTCCGTGAAGACCAACCTGGCTGGGAAGAGCTTGAAGCACCGGTGAATAAAAAAGGCGCTCATTTTTTTCTAAGCCAGAATTCCCGTGAACCCGGCACAGAACCCGAGGAAATGGTTCCCCTGTGGAAGATTCTAAATATTGCCGGCGCAGACTGGACTTACGCCACACGGGGCTGGGGTGGAGAAAATTACTGTATGTTCCTTGCAGATGATGAAAGCTGGGAAAAAACCGCAAGAAACTCCATTGAATCTGCCAAGGAGCTGGGTTGTAAGGTGTATTTAAACACCGAATGCGGCCACGCCACCTATGCCATATGGAAGGGCCAGCAAAAATACAATATAGATAAGACCGGTCTTGAAATTGCACCCATTGTTCCATATTATGCCAAATGGATACGGGAAGGCAAATTGAAACCCAATTCTGACTGGAACAAAGACTTAAAAGTCACATTTACGTGCCAGGACCCCTGTCAACAGGTTCGAAAAAGCTTTGGTGACCCCTTGGCAGATGATTTACGCTTTGTTATTAAAGCCTGTGTTGGTGAAGAAAATTTCATTGATATGGTGCCGAACCATTCCAACAATTTCTGTTGCGGCGGCGGTGGTGGATACCTTCAATCCGGCTATAACGAAGAACGTTTAAAATACGGTGAAATCAAAAAAGATCAGATCCTGGCCACCGGTGCCGACTACTGCGTTACACCCTGTCACAACTGCCACGATCAAATTCATAAACTTGCGGATCACTATGAATGTAAATATCATACCATTCATTTATGGACATTGCTTGCGTTTGCATTAGGCGTGCTTGGTGCGACGGAACGGCTATATCTGGGGCCGGACTTGAAACCACTTAACATGCCGGAAGGCCAAGAACTAGAAGACGAATATTAA
- a CDS encoding IscA/HesB family protein, producing MINVSKPAQEQVRMYFEGKEIAPIRIFLNSGGCGGPSLAMALDEKKDTDDVFTFDDIEYVIDKDLLEKAGPVDIDFEGTGFRLESGLKPTGGCTGCSGGTCGS from the coding sequence ATGATCAACGTCAGTAAACCTGCCCAGGAACAGGTCAGGATGTACTTTGAAGGCAAAGAAATTGCGCCCATAAGAATATTTCTCAACAGCGGCGGATGCGGCGGGCCAAGCCTTGCCATGGCTTTAGATGAAAAAAAAGACACAGATGACGTATTTACCTTTGATGATATTGAATACGTAATAGACAAGGATCTTTTGGAAAAAGCAGGCCCGGTGGATATTGATTTTGAAGGCACCGGCTTTCGCCTTGAATCCGGTCTGAAACCGACAGGCGGATGTACGGGGTGCAGCGGCGGGACATGCGGCAGTTAA